One genomic window of Cercospora beticola chromosome 5, complete sequence includes the following:
- a CDS encoding uncharacterized protein (antiSMASH:Cluster_8) produces MSSYTSSASSRGSTPSGSPTRAMSIASRTSTSTHRPSFSCSASTTTTNLADPYGSCVGYASRRSTDRPSAYISDADLFGDDSDEAWLSEPPPPPRQAEAWLARPLLPPVVAVKPRSCRTEPKKKRRSSSGTSKKE; encoded by the coding sequence atgTCTTCGTACACATCGAGTGCCTCGAGTCGAGGCTCCACGCCTTCTGGCTCACCGACGCGTGCAATGTCGATTGCGTCGCGTACTTCGACATCAACACACCGACCCAGCTTCTCGTGTAgcgcatcaacaacaacaacaaaccTCGCCGACCCCTATGGATCATGTGTGGGATACGCGTCGAGGCGATCAACCGATCGACCCAGCGCGTACATCAGCGACGCCGACCTGTTTGGGGACGACTCCGATGAGGCTTGGCTGTCTgaacctccacctccgccacgaCAAGCCGAAGCCTGGCTGGCACGACCACTTTTGCCACCAGTCGTGGCCGTGAAGCCGCGAAGCTGCAGGACggagcccaagaagaagcgtcgCAGCAGCTCTGGCACGAGCAAGAAGGAGTGA